Proteins encoded in a region of the Bubalus bubalis isolate 160015118507 breed Murrah chromosome 9, NDDB_SH_1, whole genome shotgun sequence genome:
- the F12 gene encoding coagulation factor XII isoform X6: protein MRALLLLGALLVSLESTVSTPPWKRPKKHKLTESEHTVVLTVTGEPCHFPFQYHRQLYHKCIHRGRPGPRPWCATTPNFEKDQRWAYCLEPKKVKDHCSKHNPCQKGGTCVNMPDGPRCICADHFTGKHCQKEKCFEPQFFRFFHENEIWHRLEPAGVVKCQCKGPNAQCKPLASQVCRTNPCLNGGSCLQAEGHRLCRCPPSFAGRLCDVDLKASCYEDRDRGLSYRGVAGTTLSGAPCQSWASEATYWNVTAEQVLNWGLGDHAFCRNPDNDTRPWCFIWKGDRLSWNYCRLAPCQAAAGHEHVPLPSPSALQKPESTTQTPLPSRTSGWCSPTPLASGGPGGCGQRLRKWLSSLNRVVGGLVALPGAHPYIAALYWGQQFCAGSLIAPCWVLTAAHCLQNRPAPKELTVVLGQDRHNQSCEQCQTLAVRDYRLHEAFSPITYQHDLALVRLQESADGCCAHPSPFVQPVCLPSTAARPAESEAAVCEVAGWGHQFEGGEYSSFLQEAQVPLIDPERCSAPDVHGAAFTRGMLCAGFLEGGTDACQGDSGGPLVCEDETPERQLILRGIVSWGSGCGNRLKPGVYTDVANYLAWIREHTAS from the exons ATGAGGGCTCTGCTGCTCCTGGGGGCCCTGCTGGTGAGCCTGGAGTCAACGGTTTCG ACTCCACCTTGGAAACGCCCCAAGAAGCATAAGCTCACAGAGAGTGAGCACACAGTGG TTCTCACTGTCACCGGGGAACCCTGCCACTTCCCCTTCCAGTACCACCGGCAGCTGTATCATAAATGCATCCACAGAGGCCGGCCAGGCCCCCGACCTTG GTGTGCTACTACCCCCAACTTTGAGAAGGACCAACGATGGGCATACTgcctggagcccaagaaagtgaaaG ACCACTGCAGCAAACACAATCCCTGCCAGAAGGGAGGGACCTGTGTGAACATGCCAGATGGCCCACGCTGCATCTGTGCAGATCACTTCACTGGGAAGCACTGCCAGAAAG AGAAGTGCTTTGAGCCCCAGTTTTTCCGGTTCTTCCATGAGAATGAAATATGGCATAGGCTTGAGCCAGCAGGTGTGGTCAAGTGCCAGTGCAAGGGTCCGAATGCCCAATGCAAGCCACTGGCCAGCCAGG TCTGCCGCACCAACCCGTGTCTCAACGGGGGCAGCTGCCTGCAGGCGGAGGGCCATCGCCTGTGCCGTTGCCCCCCTAGCTTCGCCGGACGTTTATGCGATGTAG ACCTCAAGGCGAGTTGCTACGAAGACCGCGACCGCGGACTCAGCTACCGCGGCGTGGCCGGGACTACGCTGTCCGGCGCACCCTGTCAGTCGTGGGCCTCCGAGGCCACCTACTGGAATGTGACCGCAGAGCAAGTGCTGAACTGGGGACTGGGCGACCATGCCTTCTGCCG GAACCCCGACAACGACACCCGCCCGTGGTGCTTCATTTGGAAAGGCGACCGACTGAGCTGGAATTACTGTCGCCTGGCACCGTGCCAGGCCGCAGCTGGGCACGAGCACGTCCCCTTGCCTTCGCCATCGGCTTTGCAGAAACCTGAGTCCACGACCCAGACCCCGCTTCCATCCCGGACTTCAG GCTGGTGCTCGCCGACTCCTCTGGCCAGCGGAGGCCCCGGGGGCTGTGGACAGCGGCTCCGCAAATGGCTGTCCTCGCTGAACCGCGTCGTCGGAGGACTGGTGGCGCTCCCCGGGGCGCACCCCTACATCGCCGCGCTGTACTGGGGCCAACAATTCTGCGCCGGCAGCCTCATCGCCCCCTGTTGGGTGCTGACTGCGGCTCACTGTCTGCAGAACCG ACCCGCGCCGAAGGAGCTGACCGTGGTGCTCGGCCAGGACCGCCACAACCAGAGCTGTGAGCAGTGCCAGACGCTGGCAGTGCGGGACTACCGCCTGCACGAGGCCTTCTCGCCCATCACCTACCAGCACGACCTGG CTCTGGTGCGCCTGCAGGAGAGCGCGGACGGCTGCTGCGCGCACCCGTCGCCTTTCGTTCAGCCAGTGTGCCTGCCGAGTACCGCCGCCCGCCCCGCCGAATCCGAAGCCGCAGTCTGCGAGGTGGCCGGCTGGGGTCACCAGTTCGAGG GTGGGGAATATTCCAGCTTcctgcaggaggctcaggtgCCACTCATCGACCCGGAGCGCTGCTCCGCCCCCGACGTGCACGGAGCAGCCTTTACCCGCGGCATGCTCTGCGCTGGCTTCCTCGAGGGCGGCACCGACGCATGCCAG GGTGACTCCGGAGGCCCTCTGGTGTGTGAGGATGAGACCCCTGAGCGCCAGCTCATCCTGCGAGGCATAGTCAGCTGGGGCTCAGGTTGCGGCAACCGCCTCAAGCCGGGTGTGTACACCGACGTGGCCAACTACCTAGCCTGGATTCGGGAGCACACCGCTTCCTGA
- the F12 gene encoding coagulation factor XII isoform X7, with protein sequence MPDGPRCICADHFTGKHCQKEKCFEPQFFRFFHENEIWHRLEPAGVVKCQCKGPNAQCKPLASQVCRTNPCLNGGSCLQAEGHRLCRCPPSFAGRLCDVDLKASCYEDRDRGLSYRGVAGTTLSGAPCQSWASEATYWNVTAEQVLNWGLGDHAFCRASTPPRGYRNPDNDTRPWCFIWKGDRLSWNYCRLAPCQAAAGHEHVPLPSPSALQKPESTTQTPLPSRTSGWCSPTPLASGGPGGCGQRLRKWLSSLNRVVGGLVALPGAHPYIAALYWGQQFCAGSLIAPCWVLTAAHCLQNRPAPKELTVVLGQDRHNQSCEQCQTLAVRDYRLHEAFSPITYQHDLGFSPPGLALVRLQESADGCCAHPSPFVQPVCLPSTAARPAESEAAVCEVAGWGHQFEGGVPRTPVAKQESLMFSGFPLGTGLQGLLERWPAMEPQVGNIPASCRRLRCHSSTRSAAPPPTCTEQPLPAACSALASSRAAPTHARVTPEALWCVRMRPLSASSSCEA encoded by the exons ATGCCAGATGGCCCACGCTGCATCTGTGCAGATCACTTCACTGGGAAGCACTGCCAGAAAG AGAAGTGCTTTGAGCCCCAGTTTTTCCGGTTCTTCCATGAGAATGAAATATGGCATAGGCTTGAGCCAGCAGGTGTGGTCAAGTGCCAGTGCAAGGGTCCGAATGCCCAATGCAAGCCACTGGCCAGCCAGG TCTGCCGCACCAACCCGTGTCTCAACGGGGGCAGCTGCCTGCAGGCGGAGGGCCATCGCCTGTGCCGTTGCCCCCCTAGCTTCGCCGGACGTTTATGCGATGTAG ACCTCAAGGCGAGTTGCTACGAAGACCGCGACCGCGGACTCAGCTACCGCGGCGTGGCCGGGACTACGCTGTCCGGCGCACCCTGTCAGTCGTGGGCCTCCGAGGCCACCTACTGGAATGTGACCGCAGAGCAAGTGCTGAACTGGGGACTGGGCGACCATGCCTTCTGCCG CGCCTCCACCCCACCTCGTGGTTACAGGAACCCCGACAACGACACCCGCCCGTGGTGCTTCATTTGGAAAGGCGACCGACTGAGCTGGAATTACTGTCGCCTGGCACCGTGCCAGGCCGCAGCTGGGCACGAGCACGTCCCCTTGCCTTCGCCATCGGCTTTGCAGAAACCTGAGTCCACGACCCAGACCCCGCTTCCATCCCGGACTTCAG GCTGGTGCTCGCCGACTCCTCTGGCCAGCGGAGGCCCCGGGGGCTGTGGACAGCGGCTCCGCAAATGGCTGTCCTCGCTGAACCGCGTCGTCGGAGGACTGGTGGCGCTCCCCGGGGCGCACCCCTACATCGCCGCGCTGTACTGGGGCCAACAATTCTGCGCCGGCAGCCTCATCGCCCCCTGTTGGGTGCTGACTGCGGCTCACTGTCTGCAGAACCG ACCCGCGCCGAAGGAGCTGACCGTGGTGCTCGGCCAGGACCGCCACAACCAGAGCTGTGAGCAGTGCCAGACGCTGGCAGTGCGGGACTACCGCCTGCACGAGGCCTTCTCGCCCATCACCTACCAGCACGACCTGG GCTTCTCCCCGCCCGGGTTAGCTCTGGTGCGCCTGCAGGAGAGCGCGGACGGCTGCTGCGCGCACCCGTCGCCTTTCGTTCAGCCAGTGTGCCTGCCGAGTACCGCCGCCCGCCCCGCCGAATCCGAAGCCGCAGTCTGCGAGGTGGCCGGCTGGGGTCACCAGTTCGAGG GGGGGGTCCCCAGAACTCCTGTGGCGAAGCAGGAGAGCCTCATGTTCTCTGGATTCCCTCTGGGCACTGGGCTGCAAGGGCTACTAGAACGCTGGCCCGCGATGGAGCCGCAG GTGGGGAATATTCCAGCTTcctgcaggaggctcaggtgCCACTCATCGACCCGGAGCGCTGCTCCGCCCCCGACGTGCACGGAGCAGCCTTTACCCGCGGCATGCTCTGCGCTGGCTTCCTCGAGGGCGGCACCGACGCATGCCAG GGTGACTCCGGAGGCCCTCTGGTGTGTGAGGATGAGACCCCTGAGCGCCAGCTCATCCTGCGAGGCATAG